The bacterium genome contains the following window.
CTATACCGCTCAGTAAAATTGACCCGTCTGTGCTCAGATAAATTGACCCACCTGTAGTAGGTTTTACTCTTATAGCTATCATTGGTAAAAATTAAGCCCATCAACAAAAAACCCCATCCTACTCATCGAAATTGATGTGGTAGAATGGGGCATGTCGAAAATCATTAGTATTATAAGTCAAAACCTGGCTTTTTTATAGTAAAAATTCAATTATCCTACCAATTTCTTCCCAGATGGTACCGAGAGAAGGATATTCGGGACATGGTATTACAGTATTACTATGTCCTTCGTTCAGTTCTTCGGGCCAGTCCGCATTTACGGCAGTGCTTAACCAGGTGTAGGCATTGTCGGATTTTTTTCCTCACCCACCCCCGAAATGCCGGTCGAAGTGATCTTTTGTGTCCATTTGGCTGTAGGCAGGCCCATCGCAAAGAGTGTTCAACGAAACGGAGTATCGAATACTACCGCACCGATGAGGGCAAAGCCAAGAAGAAGGCCCTCAATGAGCAGCGGCGAAGCAGTCAGGAGCAGCAGGCGTGTAATGGAGACCATGCTGGCAATGCTGGCAGTAATGACGCTGATAGCAGTGATACTGATGATGAGAAACCATCTGGCCAAGCTTCTGAAACTGCCCATGCTTCTGAACCGGTCTATGATGAGGTCACAGTTCATTATCTTCAGACAATCATTGGCTTGATTGAAGGCCGCTGGGTAAGTATGGATGAGATCCTGGCCATGCTGGAAAAGATCATGAGACAACACAGCATGGGAAAACGCAAAAGGTTCAGGTATGATTTTGCTTACCCCAGGGCAGAGGTGCCGTGAGGAGGAAAGAGGGTGCCATGAGGAAGGAAAAAGGATGGAGAAGGTAGAGCAGGTAGAGATATCGAGTTTGGATTTGCGGTATGAAAGCTACCGGATGAGGCATGAGGGAGCCGAGAAGGCGCTTTTGTGCTCAATTTCAGACTATGGCATCCGAGATCCCCTGGAGGGGGTTGACACCAGGGTTGACACGGGGGCAGGCACAGAAGATAAGCGGATTTTGCTCAATGGGTTCAAGCGCCTGCGCTGTGCCAGGAAGCTGGGTATCGGGATGGTGCCTTATTGCTCGCTCGGAACCGATGAGGCTATGGGGATTATCCACCTGATACGCATCTCGAATGCCAGGAGCTTGACTATCCTGGAGCAGGCCAGGCTGATTGATGATCTTGTGCAGGTACACAAGATGGGCCTGCTGGAAATAGCCCAAAGCCTGGAGAGGAGCAAGGGATGGGTAAGTATGCGGCTTGGAATCATAGAAAAGATAAGCGATAGCGTGATGGAGAAGCTCTTCAAGGGGGAATTCCCGGTTTATTCCTACATGTATACTCTTCGCCAGTTCATACGTATGAACTCGAATTCCGGGCAGGGCAGTGAGGTTGACGAATTTGTAAACCTGGTGGCTGGCAAGAATTTGAGCATCAGGGACATAGAAAGGCTTGCGCATGGCTATTTCAATGGCCCCGATCATTTCAGGGAGCAGATCAAAAGCGGCCATATCGTGTGGGCCTTGGATCAGTTGCGGCAGATGCCCCAGGCGGGAGGCAATTTGAGTGAACCTGAGTGCAGTATGCTCAAGAGTCTTGAGATCATACAAAAATATATGCGCAAGGTTATCTATCAGGGGAAGGACGAGCGGTTTAAAAACAATTCCTTCTTTGCCCAGGCCAACCTTCTGGCAGGAGGAATTTTGAGTAAGCTGCCCATTTTCTCGAAGTCATTGAAGGAGTTCTATGATCGATCAGGACAAGCGTAAGGCTATTTTTTTACTCCACAGGGAAGGCATGAAAATACGGGACATAAGTTTCAGGCTGAAGATAAGCCGCAATACGGTGCGCTCTATCATCAAGCAAGGCGGTAGGGCACCTTGTTCTGTGCGGGGGGACAAGATCATGATCGATCAAGAGCTTCTCGTCCGGCTCTACGATGAGTGTGCAGGCAGAATCCAGCGAATACACGAAAAACTGGCCGAAGAGGAGGGGGTGAAAATCGGCTACTCCACCTTGAGCCGCCTCATCCGAGAGCTTGGCCTTGGCGGGGCTGCCAAGGGCCGCTGCTGTCGTGTGCCGGATGAGCCTGGGGCAGAAATGCAGCACGATACCTCATCCTATATTCTGCCCATTGGCGGCAAAAGTATCAAGGTCATAGGCAGCATCCTGTACTTCCGATACTCCAAGGTGCGCTATCTGAAATTCTACCGCTCATTCGACCGCTTTAAGATGAAATGTTTTTTTCATGAGGCGCTTACCTTCTTCGGCTACAGTGCCAGGGTGTGTATCATTGATAATACCAACCTGGCCCGCCTTCGGGGCAGCGGGAAAAATGCCATTATCGTACCTGAAATGGAGCAGTTCGCCAGACAATTCGGCTTCACCTATGTTTGTCACGAGCTGAATCACCCAAACAGGAAAGCCGGTAATGAACGCAGTTTCTACACGGTGGAGACCAATTTCTTCCCAGGCCGCAGCTTTGAGAGCATGGAGGATTTAAACCAAAAAGCCCTTGAGTGGGCAACGCTGAGAATGGCCAATCGGCCAGTGAGCAGAAGCGGCCTTATTCCGGCCAAAGCCTTTGAGCATGAAAAATCGTATCTGGTAAAACTGCCCCCCTTTGTTTCCCCACCTTACCTTGCCCATAAGAGGGACATCGACCAGTATGGGTATGTAGCCTTTGATGGCAACTTTTACTGGGTGCCAGGCACCTCACGGGGAGAGGCCCTCCTTCTGCAATACAGCAGTGATCTTAAAGTTTACCTGGCTCAAAAGTTGCTGGCCGAATATCGCCTGCCTCCCTGGGGAGTGAAAAACCAGCTCTTTACCCCTGGCGGGGTGCCAAAACCAGAATATAAACCAAAGAACCGCAAAGAGCCAACTGCCCAGGAAGAAAAAAACTTGAGGGCACTGGACAAGGATGTGGATGCCTACCTTGAGTTTGTTCTCAAATCCAAAAAAGGCAAAGAAAAGCATAAAGTTATCAGAGAATTGTTCGGGCTGTATCAGAAGATCACCATGCCCTTGTTCATCAAGACCATCAAACGTGCTCTATGCTATCGCATCACCGACAGCCGCTGTGTTGAGAGGATCGCTCTTTTGTACCTGACCGGCGGTGAGGGTGAAATCAGGCATGTCCCCATTGACCAGGAATTTCAAAAAAGACCAGCCTACCTTGAGGGCCGCCTGAGTGATGAAGCGAATCTGGCCGTGTATGAGAAGCTGCTGGAGGATGTGCTGGTGGAGCCGAAGGTGGAGGAGGATGAATCATGATCGACGAGGAACTGGTCAAGATGATAAAGTTCCTCCGCCTTCAGGGATTGCTGGCCAATTGGGACAGGTTCCTGACTATGGCTCAGGAGGAAAACTTCTCCCATCCCCGCCTTCTCAAATATGTCATCGAAGAGGAATATAAAAACAAGAAGGAAAATTCAAGAAAAATGAGGCTCAAAAGGGCACAAATCCCTGAACAACTGGTTATGGAAACCTTCCCTTTCCAAAGACAACCTAATCTGGACAGAAACAAGATCATGGCCATCTATGACTCCTTTGATTATATGGCCAAAACACAAAACATAATCTGGATCGGTCCAACAGGCACCGGCAAATCAGGGCTGGCCACAGCATGTCTCATCAAGGCCATTAATCATGGCTACAGCGGGCGATTCATCCTGTTCCCCGACCTCATCGAGGCACTCTATAAATCAAGAGCCGACATGTCCGAACACAGACTGATTAAACAATTTGCCTCTTATGATTGCCTGCTTATTGATGAGCTTGGCTATGTCGAGATTGAACCTGTTCAGGTGGGTCTGTTTTTTACCCTGATGCAAAAAAGGCACAAGCAAAAGACGACCCTGATTACTTCCAATCTTGGCTTTGAGCAGTGGATTTCATTTCTCAAAAATGACCAGTTGACAGCAGCACTGATCGACCGCCTGACGGAAAACAGTCATGTTATCAATATGAAAAACTGTCTCAGCCTGCGGCCTCGCCTCGTCCAAAGTTAATTACCTTTTGCCCGATGGCAAAAAGAGAGCCTGAAGAAAAGGCAAGTGCATCCCTATATGTCTGATACCTTCAACGAGATAAAAAATAAGGCCAACCTTGTTCGCCAAATCGACCTGGTATCGGTCTTAAAGCTGATCGAAGCTGTCCAGGATAAATCCGATAAGCATAAGTGGCATACTTCACAAGGTGTTATCTCTGTCTCAGGTACCAAATTCATCAACTGGAATAAAGGTATTGGAGGTGGCGGTGCCATTGATCTGGCTATCCATTTAAACAATTTCGATTTCAAAAC
Protein-coding sequences here:
- a CDS encoding chromosome partitioning protein ParB, translating into MEKVEQVEISSLDLRYESYRMRHEGAEKALLCSISDYGIRDPLEGVDTRVDTGAGTEDKRILLNGFKRLRCARKLGIGMVPYCSLGTDEAMGIIHLIRISNARSLTILEQARLIDDLVQVHKMGLLEIAQSLERSKGWVSMRLGIIEKISDSVMEKLFKGEFPVYSYMYTLRQFIRMNSNSGQGSEVDEFVNLVAGKNLSIRDIERLAHGYFNGPDHFREQIKSGHIVWALDQLRQMPQAGGNLSEPECSMLKSLEIIQKYMRKVIYQGKDERFKNNSFFAQANLLAGGILSKLPIFSKSLKEFYDRSGQA
- a CDS encoding helix-turn-helix domain-containing protein; protein product: MIDQDKRKAIFLLHREGMKIRDISFRLKISRNTVRSIIKQGGRAPCSVRGDKIMIDQELLVRLYDECAGRIQRIHEKLAEEEGVKIGYSTLSRLIRELGLGGAAKGRCCRVPDEPGAEMQHDTSSYILPIGGKSIKVIGSILYFRYSKVRYLKFYRSFDRFKMKCFFHEALTFFGYSARVCIIDNTNLARLRGSGKNAIIVPEMEQFARQFGFTYVCHELNHPNRKAGNERSFYTVETNFFPGRSFESMEDLNQKALEWATLRMANRPVSRSGLIPAKAFEHEKSYLVKLPPFVSPPYLAHKRDIDQYGYVAFDGNFYWVPGTSRGEALLLQYSSDLKVYLAQKLLAEYRLPPWGVKNQLFTPGGVPKPEYKPKNRKEPTAQEEKNLRALDKDVDAYLEFVLKSKKGKEKHKVIRELFGLYQKITMPLFIKTIKRALCYRITDSRCVERIALLYLTGGEGEIRHVPIDQEFQKRPAYLEGRLSDEANLAVYEKLLEDVLVEPKVEEDES
- a CDS encoding ATP-binding protein; this translates as MIDEELVKMIKFLRLQGLLANWDRFLTMAQEENFSHPRLLKYVIEEEYKNKKENSRKMRLKRAQIPEQLVMETFPFQRQPNLDRNKIMAIYDSFDYMAKTQNIIWIGPTGTGKSGLATACLIKAINHGYSGRFILFPDLIEALYKSRADMSEHRLIKQFASYDCLLIDELGYVEIEPVQVGLFFTLMQKRHKQKTTLITSNLGFEQWISFLKNDQLTAALIDRLTENSHVINMKNCLSLRPRLVQS